AACAGCAGGTACTGAAATCATTGATGTACGCCTATCGGGACCGGCGGGCGAAGAAGCGTAATTTCCGGCGTTTGTGGATCGCCCGGATAAATGCCGCCGCCCGGCAGAACGGTCTTTCATACAACCGCCTGATAAACGGGCTGAAGCAAGCGGGGGTGGAGATAAACCGGAAGATGCTGGCGGACATTGCGGTCAACGATGAGCGGGCATTTGGGGAATTGGTGGAGATGGCCAAGGCTAAACTTAGTTCCTGAACCATGGGGTGAATATTATTTAGCAGAAATAAACGGGCTGGAGCATGGTTGTTGCAACCATGCTCATTTGCGTAAAGAGGCGCAGGTAAAGTGGATAATTCCCGCCAAGAAGGGTATAACAAACCGCTGCGGCGTAAGTTCAGGATTTCGCCGCCACAGATGCTGGTTTTGGGTTTTGCGGCGCTGATTTGTATCGGTACCCTTCTTTTAGACAATGCCTGGGCGACGAAAAACGGAATCCCTCCCGGATTTCTGACAGCGCTTTTCACCTCCACCTCCGCCGTATGTGTGACCGGTTTGGTGGTGGTGGACACCGGGACCTACTGGTCCACTTTCGGCCAGGCGGTTATACTTTTGCTGATTCAGCTTGGCGGTCTGGGGATTATGACCAGCGCCACCATTTTTTCGATCCTGCTCGGACGCCAGATCGGGCTGAAGGAGCGCCTACTGATCCGCGAGGGGTTAAGCCAGATAAACGTCGCCGGTGTCGTCCGTCTGGTGCGGTACGTAGTTCTTTTTACGGTTGCCATAGAGGTCTTTTTCGCCGCAGTCCTTGCGCTGCGGTTGTCGCAGGATTTTCACGGGCCTGAATACTTATGGTTCGGACTCTTCCATGCGGTATCGGCGTTTAACAACGCCGGGTTCGATCTCTTCGGTGATTTCCGCAGCATCACCGGTTATGTCGCCGATCCGTTTGTGACCCTGGGTATCGCCTTTCCGATTATCATCGGCGGCCTGGGGTTTTCCGTAATTAATGAGATCATCAGCCGCCGCAAGTGGCGGCGTTATTCGCTCCATGCGAAGCTGACGCTGGTGACTACGGCCTTGTTGCTTATTGCCGGAACATTGATTTTCCTGGCGTTGGAGCATACAAACACCCTGCGGGGATTATCCTGGCCGGTCCAGTTGCTGGCCTCGTTCTTCCAGTCGGTTACCCCGCGAACTGCAGGTTACAACAGCGTAAACATCGGCGCGCTGTACCCGGCAACCCTGTTTTTTATCTGTTTTATTATGTTTATCGGCGCCTCTCCCGGTTCTACCGGCGGCGGTATCAAAACCACCACCTTTGCCGTGCTGGGGTTATCGGTGGCCTCCTTGTCCGGCGGGCGGGGAGAAATCGAGGTGTTCGGGCGCCGGATACCGTTTGCACAGGTGTTGAAGGCGTTGGCGATATTTCTGCTTGGCCTGCTGTGGATCGGCCTGGCTGTTTTTGTTCTTCTGATGGTAGAGCATAAGGCTTTATTAAAACTTCTTTTCGAGGCGGTTTCGGCTTTCGGCACCGTTGGGCTGTCTACGGGTATCACCCCGGAGCTTACCCCGGCGGGACGTATAGTAATCATATTAACCATGTTTATCGGCAGGTTGGGCCCGCTTACGGTTGCTTTCGCTCTGGCCCAGCGCCGTCATGCTCTTTATAGGCGCCCGGAGGAGCACATTATCGTCGGTTAAAAGGAGAGTACGTGATGAAGCAGTATGCGGTGATCGGCTTGGGACGTTTTGGGACAAGTGTGGCGGAAACCCTTTCGCGTATGGGTCACGATGTATTGGCGATAGACATTGACGCGGAAAAGGTAAACGCGATAGTGGATATCGTAACCCATGCGGTCCAGGTTGACGCTCTCGACGAGCATTCCTTGAGATCACTCGGAATCCGAAATTTCAACGTGGTCATCGTGGCCATCGGCGAGGATATCCAGTCCAACATTCTCGTAACGGTGATGCTCAAGGAAATGGGTGTGAAGACGGTGGTGTCGAAGGCGCGCACCGAACTTCACGGGCGGGTGCTGGCCAAGGTGGGGGCAGACAAGGTGGTCTTTCCGGAAAGGGACATGGGCGTCAGGGTCGCCCGCGCTCTGGTAACGGCCAATATCGTTGACCAAATCGAACTGTCGCCCGACTACAGCATTATGGAACTGATCGCACCGGAGCGTTTCATAGGCAAGTCCATCGGGGAGTCGGATATACGGCTGGCGCACGGCGTTACGATTCTTGCCATCCGCCGCGGCAATGATATTATTATTTCACCCGGTGCGCACCACGTTATCGGTGAAGGAGACATCCTGGTTGTTGTCGGCCGGAACGAGCGGCTGCAGCGGCTGGAGCAGTGAGGTATTACGAGTCCGTTCCGGGCAGGTCAAGAAATTTGCGCTTTAAAAGCGGGTCCATTTTCGGTGAGTAAAATGATGCACAGCACCGTTTTAGGTAAAAACAGCGGGCGTCTGAAAGAACTGTTGCGGCTTGCCCGGCGGCGCCACCGCGAAGAGGAGGACAAATTCATCGTAGAGGGCCCGCGGCTAATAGCGGAAGCGTTGTCTGCCGCCTGGCCGCTTGAGGCGATATACCTTGTTCCCGAATTCCGGGAAAGCGGTAAGGGGAAGGAAATCCTTGCCGCCGCGCGTGAAAAAGGTCTGACCGTTTACGAAATCGCTCCCGGGGCTCTGACACGGGTGACCGCCGTTGAAGAGCCTCAGGGTGTTTTTGCCGTTGCCCGGGTGGGGAAAACAGATTTCAGAGATTTAATCCGGGTTTCTTACCCGCTGGTTGTTGTCATCGACGGCATCCGGGACCCCGGCAACCTGGGCACGATCATCCGCACCGCTCAAGCGGCGGGTGCTTCCGGCGCCCTCCTTCTCACCGGTTCGGCGGACCTTTATAATTCTAAGACCATCCGCGCCACAGCGGGAGCGCTTTTCCGCCTTCCCGTCCGCCAGGATGTCGGCCGTGAGGAAGCGCTTGATTTTATCGGGGACACGGATTTAAAGCTCGTTGTTTCAGATCCTCGGGGAGGGGTGCCTCTTTATAAGGCGGACCTTACCGGTCCCGTGGCTCTCGTCGTCGGCGGAGAGGGGGAGGGAGTGAGTCCTCCGGTACGCGAAGCCGCTTCACTCCGGGTTTCAATTCCCATGCCCGGCGGCTCGGAATCACTCAACGCCGCGGTAGCGGCGGCCCTTCTGCTTTACGAGGCCGTACGGCAGCGTCACGGTTTCGCTTAGAGAGAGATTTCTCCCTCCGTGCAGCCGCTTTTTCCCGGCCGGATCCCTGCGTATAATAACGCTTCCAAATCAACCTTCCGATAATGGTTTCCATAAAATTCTTGTGTATCCAGGCTTGAGGCAGTCACGGCGTCGCTAGAGGCTTAACAAGCTCTAATAAGAGAAGTGCTCCTTGTCTTTAAAAGGGTGGTATGTTATAATTCGTTCAAAGGTGCCCGGAAAGTTTTACGGAAAATGGATTTCGAATACGGTTTAGATGGAAGCTTTAAAGGAAGCCCGGAGGCCGCTGAAAACCGCCCGGGTTATGACAAGAAAAACGGGCGGGTTTTGCAGCGTGGTCACTAAAGAATCCGCGAAAGGTTGTGAGCCGATGATCTGGACAGCTGAGTTTTTTTGGAGGCTCTTTGAGACGACGGGTTCAATCAGGGCTTATATACTCTACCGGAGGTTGGCGGTGCATTAAACCACGGTCAGGGTATCCGGCGGTTTGGTTCATTAAGATGCAGAAGCATTGAGTAAATAACGTTGTGAGTGAATTTCGGGAAGAAAACGCGCGCTGCCTCTGATGGATGAAAGGGGCGGCGAAAAGCGGTATTGAAGATTAATAGGAGCCGCAGCTCTTGAGCTCAATTTTAGAGGCAGGGGCTTTTTTATTTTACAAATCGGTCTCCAGAGTCTAAAATTATTTATGGCGGGTCTGGCGGAAAGTGGAACTTTCGCGCGGCTTGCGGCGGAAAAAGCTTAAAACGTTATAAGGACCACAGATTCGGAGAACGACGGCTCCGGACAAGACGGAGGTCTGGTGCCGAAAGTCGTGGTTCGTACGGAGGTTACAGGGTGCTTACAGGTTTGGAGAAACTTTGGGAAGAAGCGCAAGCGGCTGTCGGGTCCGCTGAAAACCCGGAAGAGCTTGAATCGGTGAGAGTTCGTTTCCTTGGCCGTAAAGGAGAGCTGACTCAGATCCTGAGAAAAATGGCGTCACTCTCACCGGAAGAACGGCCGGCGGTCGGACAACGGGCCAATGAAATCAAGGATAAGATTGAAATGGTGATTTCCGAGAGAACTGCGGTCTTAGGGGCGGAAATCATAGCGGCGAACCTCAGGGCGGAAAAGATCGACGTCACCCTTCCCGGGCGTCCGGTAATGCTGGGACGGAGGCACCCGCTCAGCACGGTGCGGGAAGAGATCGAAACGATATTTCTCGGACTGGGGTTCAGCATCGCCCAGGGACCGGAGGTTGAACTGGACTTTTACAACTTTGAGGCGCTTAATTTGCCCAAGGATCATCCCGCCCGCGACATGCAGGACACCTTTTTTATTACGGATGACCTGATGCTTCGCACACATACCTCACCGGTGCAGGTGCGTACGCTTGAACGCCTTGCGCCTCGGCTGCCGGTGAAAATCATCGCGCCGGGGAAGGTATACCGGAGGGACGACGACGCGACGCACTCCCCGATGTTCAGCCAGGTGGAGGGGTTGGCGGTCGATACGGACATCCGCTTCAGCGACCTTAAGGGAATTCTCTTGATGTTTGCCCGTGAGATGTTCGGGCCTAAGACACGCATGCGTTTGAGGCCGAGCTATTTCCCTTTCACCGAGCCGAGCGCCGAGGTCGACATCTCCTGCGTGATGTGCGGGGGGGGAGGCTGCCGGACATGCAAGGACACGGGCTGGCTGGAGATACTGGGCGCGGGGATGGTGCACCCGCGGGTTCTTGCGGTTTCGGGATACAATCCGGAAAAATGCAGAGGGTTCGCTTTCGGTATGGGCATAGAGCGGATAGCGATGCTGAAGAACGGCATCGGTGACCTGCGGCTTTTTTATGAAAACGACCTGCGTTTTCTGGGGCAGTTTTAGGCTTGCGGGATGGAGTTTTTTGGCCGGAATATGGAATGTAGAATGTAGAAGGCAGAATACAGCAGTAGACAGTAGACAGTAGAAAAAAGCAGAGAGTTCCACATGTCGTATTCAGCGGCAATATGAAGGATGATACTATAGACCCGTAAGCGTGTTGCTTGGCTGTAGAAATGTAACATAAACGGAACGCGGCAAGAAGTGATGCAGTGCGAGGAACCCAGCACTCAATTTAACTTGAAAAGCAGCAATTTCATAAAAACGTCAGATGTTGTGAAAATCGCTTGTTTTTTTGCTAGGGTAAGTTTGAGTGCTGGGGGAGACGAACCGGAGCGTACTGGATTCAGATGTCGGAAGCCGGAAATCAGAGGTCAGATGCATCGGGAGAATTTGCATCAGCGGAATTCTTTCAGGATATCTGACTTCTTACCTCCTGCATCTGACATCCGAAATACGCAGCAATGCGTTGTTTATTGCGACGCCCATCGAAAGAACGCTTATTTTCAAGGGGGCATGGTTAGTGCGGGTACCACTTAATTGGTTGAAGGAGTTTGTTGAAATCACGGTTTCGCCGGGCGACCTGGCCGAACGGCTGACTGCGGCCGGGGTGGCTGTTGATGTGGTCGTTCCAGTCGGCGGGGAGATTAATGGCGTGGTCGTTGGACGGGTTGAGGAGATACGACCCCACCCGAACGCTGACCGGCTGACCATATGCCGTACCGGTACCAGTGATGCTGTATACGAAGTGGTGACCGGCGCCCCAAACCTGTTCCCCGGAGCGGTGGTGCCTCTGGCGCTGGAAGGCGCCCGGCTGGCGGGCGGTAAGGTTTTGAAAAAGGCGCGTTTCCGCGGTGTGAGTTCGTGCGGTATGCTTTGTTCCGAGGCAGAACTGGGTCTGGAGGAAAAGTCCTCCGGAATTATGATTCTTCCGGCGGAGACACCGCTAGGCGAAGATATTCGTAAAATCCTCGGGCTACCCGACCATGTTTTAGAGCTGGACCTTACCCCTAACCGGGGTGACTGCCTGTCAATCCTGGGTGTCGCGCGTGAGGTGGCGGCGCTTTACGGTTTGGAATTAAAGCTTCCCCCTGTTTTAAACGGAACCGCCGGGGAAGCCGGTGACTATATCAAGGTCGAGATTAACGCCCACGAGCTCTGCGGGCGTTATGCGGCGCGGGTTTTCAAGGATGTTAGAATCGGCCCGTCGCCGGTCTGGATGCAGACCAGATTGAGGCTGGCCGGGATGCGACCCATCAATAATATCGTTGACGTTACCAACTATGTGATGCTTGAATTGGGTCAACCGCTCCATGCGTTTGATTGTAATACTCTTCGCGGCGGGAAAATCGTCGTGCGGCGGGCCGGTGACGGGGAAAAACTTGTTTCCCTGGACGGCGTGCCGCGGGAATTCGGCACGGACGATCTACTGATCGCCGACGCCGAGGGGGCGGTGGCTATCGCCGGGGTAATGGGAGGGCTGGACACGGAAGTGACTTCCTCCACCGGA
This window of the Bacillota bacterium genome carries:
- a CDS encoding TrkA family potassium uptake protein translates to MKQYAVIGLGRFGTSVAETLSRMGHDVLAIDIDAEKVNAIVDIVTHAVQVDALDEHSLRSLGIRNFNVVIVAIGEDIQSNILVTVMLKEMGVKTVVSKARTELHGRVLAKVGADKVVFPERDMGVRVARALVTANIVDQIELSPDYSIMELIAPERFIGKSIGESDIRLAHGVTILAIRRGNDIIISPGAHHVIGEGDILVVVGRNERLQRLEQ
- the pheS gene encoding phenylalanine--tRNA ligase subunit alpha encodes the protein MLTGLEKLWEEAQAAVGSAENPEELESVRVRFLGRKGELTQILRKMASLSPEERPAVGQRANEIKDKIEMVISERTAVLGAEIIAANLRAEKIDVTLPGRPVMLGRRHPLSTVREEIETIFLGLGFSIAQGPEVELDFYNFEALNLPKDHPARDMQDTFFITDDLMLRTHTSPVQVRTLERLAPRLPVKIIAPGKVYRRDDDATHSPMFSQVEGLAVDTDIRFSDLKGILLMFAREMFGPKTRMRLRPSYFPFTEPSAEVDISCVMCGGGGCRTCKDTGWLEILGAGMVHPRVLAVSGYNPEKCRGFAFGMGIERIAMLKNGIGDLRLFYENDLRFLGQF
- the rplT gene encoding 50S ribosomal protein L20, with the translated sequence MPRVKTGVVSRKRHKKILKLARGYWGAKSKLYRVAKQQVLKSLMYAYRDRRAKKRNFRRLWIARINAAARQNGLSYNRLINGLKQAGVEINRKMLADIAVNDERAFGELVEMAKAKLSS
- a CDS encoding TrkH family potassium uptake protein, giving the protein MDNSRQEGYNKPLRRKFRISPPQMLVLGFAALICIGTLLLDNAWATKNGIPPGFLTALFTSTSAVCVTGLVVVDTGTYWSTFGQAVILLLIQLGGLGIMTSATIFSILLGRQIGLKERLLIREGLSQINVAGVVRLVRYVVLFTVAIEVFFAAVLALRLSQDFHGPEYLWFGLFHAVSAFNNAGFDLFGDFRSITGYVADPFVTLGIAFPIIIGGLGFSVINEIISRRKWRRYSLHAKLTLVTTALLLIAGTLIFLALEHTNTLRGLSWPVQLLASFFQSVTPRTAGYNSVNIGALYPATLFFICFIMFIGASPGSTGGGIKTTTFAVLGLSVASLSGGRGEIEVFGRRIPFAQVLKALAIFLLGLLWIGLAVFVLLMVEHKALLKLLFEAVSAFGTVGLSTGITPELTPAGRIVIILTMFIGRLGPLTVAFALAQRRHALYRRPEEHIIVG
- a CDS encoding RNA methyltransferase gives rise to the protein MMHSTVLGKNSGRLKELLRLARRRHREEEDKFIVEGPRLIAEALSAAWPLEAIYLVPEFRESGKGKEILAAAREKGLTVYEIAPGALTRVTAVEEPQGVFAVARVGKTDFRDLIRVSYPLVVVIDGIRDPGNLGTIIRTAQAAGASGALLLTGSADLYNSKTIRATAGALFRLPVRQDVGREEALDFIGDTDLKLVVSDPRGGVPLYKADLTGPVALVVGGEGEGVSPPVREAASLRVSIPMPGGSESLNAAVAAALLLYEAVRQRHGFA